The DNA region TCAGAAGAGCTACTTCTTTGGGTTGGTGAAAGAGACGGAGGTGGTGGATTGTCTTTTTTCTCAGGCTGTTTGAGAATTCCCACCCTAGTTGGAGACCCCATGTGCTCTTTTGGAACTGGTTCAGTCTGATTACGAGGATCATACAGACTGATCCCTACAAGAATAGTAGTGGGACTCTCCAACCCTCCACCAGAGGAGGCCAAACGAGGGGCGTACGGTGGCAGTTTCTCAGGGTCTGCTTTGACTTGACCAGCATGAGAAGAGGTGCCAGTAGTGGCCTTCTGATGTCTGGGGTCCACAGCTCCAACCCCAGAGGATGTCTCTTTCTGGCCGGGCAATTTGGAGTCCAGACTTCCTGTGCGCTTGAGTCTGGGGTCCAGGACCTTCTGCTGACGTGGGTCTGCAGGTCTTTCAGTAGGAGATCGAGATTCCAGCGATCCAGAGGACAGCCGGCTCATCCGCTCCTTCAAACGAGCGGCTGCCAGTCTGGGGTCAGTCAGCGATGGGGCAGAGACAGGGGGGTGGTCAGGAAGGCTTGTTCGATTCAGCTGAGCATCAGcaatgagaggaggaagaggcaggtTGATGGAGTGTTCCTGTTTGGGCACCAGGGAAGGGATGAGGTCCTCAGGGGCCCAGACCACCGTCTCAGCGAATGCTGGACGCTGGAGGATGATGTCCACTCGGATGTGGCTGAACTGCTTCAGCTGGCAGCGAGGATCCCGGAGCGTCACTCCAGGGACGGCATCTAGAGGGATGAGAACAGCTTTGTCCCGGAGCTCCCTTTCCCCCTCGTCATCCTCATCTCCGGTCAGAGGTTTCTGCGGGGCAGGGTGGCTCTGCTGCCGGAAGGAACTCGACTCCACTGGTCTCATCTTCCGGGGGTCCCTGGAAAACCGGGGGTCTGCGGCACCGTTTGGCTCCTTTTTTAAATCTGGGGGCCGCTGTCGAAGGTCCGTCTTCACACGCGGGTCACCGAGGGTCCTCTCCTTCACAAGGCGAGGGTCCCCCAGGGCTGGAGGCGGAGGGAGTTTGGACTGAGCCTGCTGCATCTCATTCTGTCTTTTTAGGGATTTAAGGATGGATGAGACGCAGCCTCCGTCCTCCTCGTCACTGGAGTACCAGTTTGTAGTGTCATCTACGATTAAAGAAGAAACATCAACAATCTTCTGCGTTTATTTCTTGATGGGAGACCTGCCGTACCTCTGTTGGAATGATCGTCCTGACCCTCTGCTCTCTGAGGCTCGTTCTCCTGAGATTGTGACTCTTGTTGTGGCTGCTGTGCCAGATGCAGAAAGATGGCTTTCTGCACCGCCGCTGGTAAAGACTGCAGCTGGGACTCGGcgcccagctgctgctggagattcTGCAGGAAGGCCTGACAGGGGTCTTAGAAatagaaaatgtaattaaatgatgtcatttttcAATGTCAGAGGTGTAAAAAGCAATTACTtgatggattttaaaaaaaacaaaaaaaaactgaccTTGTTGACCTGCAATCTGGTTtcggaggaggctgctgagaagATCGACGGGGTTCTGACCCAAAGACTGACAAGAGAGGAGACTCTGAAGCATTTCtaggtctggtccaggagggaaCGCAggcctctgcatgttcatctGAGGGCCGATATTAGGCTGGTTTCCGTGGAATGATGGAACTTGACTAGATCCGCCTGGTGGCTGCAGTGAAAATCCATGGGGATGGTGCTGTCCTGATGTGTTCTGAGGCCCCGGTGGCCCAGTAGGGAGGCTCATGGGTACAGGTGATACTGACGGAGGAACAGGAGGGGCTGAAGGACCCGAAGGCCCCATACTGACTCCCTGTGTGTCCTCTGACCCTCCACTAAACTGACCGGTGCCTTCACCTTGATTCTGAGGGTAGCTGGAACCACTGAAACCACATGACAGTTCTCATTCAGGATGAACTCCACATTTGCCCTAAAACCCGATTTGGAGCTAAGTTGGTACCTTTGAGCGATTTTCTGGGCCAGATTCACAGTTGGTTGAACCTTTATTTCAAACAGGGAGGGGATCTTCTTCCCTGCTGGACCATCTGTAGGACTCATCTGCCCAGGAGTGGGCAGCAAGCCCACCCCGGGGGGAGGCTTTGGAAGCGGGGCGATCCCTTGCTTCCTCAgatcctccagctccagctcgtcTTCACGAGCAATCTCCTCTTCAGTGTTAATGATCTGACATGAGACAGAGGGCAAAAACAGACCAGCTGTTTTTGAGACCCACttcatctaaaaaaaataaaataaaataaagtgcgAGAGTGGAAAAAAGGTTCAACCTTGTCTAGCAACTCTTTGGTGACATCAGTTAAAGCATCGTGGGAGAATTTGCAGTTGTCTCCTTGGTAACACTTGGCACCAGTGTGAAAGAACTTGCACGGGTACTCGCTTGAATAATGAGTTAAAGAATATGTAATAACAGCTAGTAATGACATAAATTACTTATAATGAACCCAGACACTATTATTGAAGGATATTGTGCATGTAAATACAATTATCTCCTTTGCTGCAGTATCCCTGGAGGTAAAATTTACAAAGCTCCTTTTTCTTGTCTGGCACAACGTGCTCATGCTCAAACTTGCACTGATCCCCCTGCAAGAAAAAACAAGGCTGGTAGGAAGGGTCCACAGCTCGGTTTTTCCATTATTAATCTGTTTAAAGTATTATTACTCTACCTTGATGCATCGGCCCTCCAGGAAATACTTGCAGATGTATCGGCCGTTGTGCTCAACTGTGTGCTGATTTATGAACTCCTTGCTCATAATCAGCCGTTTCTTCTGAAAACCACCTTTTCCATCCtacagaaaagaaacagaaaagagaatCTTCTGCTGAGGGACAGGTGATCCCTCATCTGTTGATAATTAACTAAAAATAGCAGAAAATATATGTCGAGTTTATTGCGTTTACATTCTAAACCCAAAATTCAGTGCAGAAACTCGTTGGACCTGGATGGATTTTCCAGGACAAACTTACAGGAGCAGCATCGTCCATGCCCTGGTCTCCCCCGCGACCTCGTCCACGTCCAGTCCACGGTTTGCCTCTCATCTTCTTGTTCTTGTTAAGCATCCCCCGTCCTCGTCCTGGTCCATTTCCTCTTCCACGTCCCCTTTGTCCAACTGAAACCCAAACCCGTATAAAACAGTCGCGTCAGGCAGCCGTTAACCACCTTATGAGGAGAGTTTCGGTTAGAAAAGCATTCctacatggctgttgtttcatTCCACGCATGTTTCCTCGCTTTATCTGCTCTTTAGCGTGGCGCCCTCTTCCCTGATTCTGGGAAACCGAATCCTTTGACTGCGGGTAATCGCACATACCGTCATCGTAATCATCCCCCTCTTCGTCGTACTCATATTTGTCGTCGCTGTAGTCGCTGTATTTGTCAAAATCACCGCTCTTGTACGGGGGAGACTTGATGTGGCTTCCCTTGGACTCCCGTCCATACTGACAAGTGAAGGAAAACCATCAGTGACAATGATTTACAGGTGAATAGTCATCATCGGCGCTGAGCAACTCACCTGGGAGGACTGTCCATCCGAGTCCCGAGGCTTTCTGGTTTTGGGCCTTTCTATCCGATCGTAGTCGGAGTCATAGCTGTCAGAGCTGGAGCTACTGGAGGGGGAATGGTGCTGTGGAGACAAGAGCCGCTGATGCAGGGTGGCACTAGATTGCAGCAAATATTTCACTCTTGAACACAGCGCCAGCACCTCACCTTTGCTCTGTCTCGTCTCCTCCTTTTCGAGCgccttttctctttggtttttctGGACCTTTTCCTGGAGTGCCGGTGGagcttttcctctctctctttagcTTTtaccttttccttctctttctctacAGGTGCTTCGACAGcctctttgttttcctcctcaatTCCGATTCCTTCGTCATCTATTTCTCCGTCCTCCAGTTCTCCGTCCTCTCTAAAAAGTAGAACAAGATAAATTGTtcccttttatttaaaagacGTGAAGgagaaaatattaaaacagaaaTGTCTGTGCAATATGCctgaaatacattttatttcaagtaaaaacttttttttttgattatcGTTAATAATAACCCAAGATGCATGCTAGTCCTGCACACTTAGGTAAACTATTTAGGAAATTACACATGAAAATCTCTGACTGTCACTGCTCAGTGAGATTTGTCAGTTCCAATTATGAACAATATTGCTGTTGTCTTTCATTCACCCTGCAGGAGGAATCAGGCTTCACTCGCAATTTGGCTTTCACAAATGTTGAGTTTTAAGATGGCAATGATTCATTTAGGTTCATTTAAAGCATTTGTTATAACAACTCGATAATTTAAAATTGTGCTATATACAGCATCAAAGCAAATGACCACGTCAATCTATGGACATTAACGCCACTGGCAGGATGGTTTGCAATGGCCGGCATTTTAAGGTGTAGTGCAGATTAAGATTAAGTCAAACTATTGTAAAAGGGTAAAAGAATATCGAGTCCTAAAATTGATTTCACACTAACATCAATAGAGCACAAATTACAATTGTGCGTAATCCACTAGAGGTGCAACATTTTCAATTTATTAATACTTTGTGACTTACTAAAGTGCTGAACCAAAGGGGAAAACAGCATACTACTGCCTTAAAAACTTAATATCTTACATGATGGATCAAATCACATGAAAAAATACTTGAGAACTGTTTCATTTCTATTCAAATTTTACCAAGGTCAAAATATTAAGCTATTGCCATGTGACATGAGGCCATCCATTTCAAACAGATGCCAGAATTAAGGCAACACTGACCTTGAACTAATACTAAAACTAAACCAGGGCCTGTCGCTccaaatcacttttttttttgtcttgtttcctTTGTCAGTGAAGtcacctggtgaaattatgcaCTCCAACAAAGTCTCGGGAGAGCTGGCCAGGCAGGTTTGTCATGACTACAGACCAATCACAGGGACCCGGGCGTGACCCAGCACCTCGCCCTCACGCTGCCTGTGCAGTAGCGCTAGTTGGCCGCTAGGGGCGGCGCACAATGGGCGAGAATGGGCGTGGCGGTTACGTTAGGA from Takifugu rubripes chromosome 4, fTakRub1.2, whole genome shotgun sequence includes:
- the zc3h6 gene encoding zinc finger CCCH domain-containing protein 6, yielding MASASLVSSPPAPVLDKNMSDCEVEGDEREDGELEDGEIDDEGIGIEEENKEAVEAPVEKEKEKVKAKEREEKLHRHSRKRSRKTKEKRRSKRRRRDRAKHHSPSSSSSSDSYDSDYDRIERPKTRKPRDSDGQSSQYGRESKGSHIKSPPYKSGDFDKYSDYSDDKYEYDEEGDDYDDGMCDYPQSKDSVSQNQGRGRHAKEQIKRGNMRGMKQQPFGQRGRGRGNGPGRGRGMLNKNKKMRGKPWTGRGRGRGGDQGMDDAAPDGKGGFQKKRLIMSKEFINQHTVEHNGRYICKYFLEGRCIKGDQCKFEHEHVVPDKKKELCKFYLQGYCSKGDNCIYMHSEYPCKFFHTGAKCYQGDNCKFSHDALTDVTKELLDKIINTEEEIAREDELELEDLRKQGIAPLPKPPPGVGLLPTPGQMSPTDGPAGKKIPSLFEIKVQPTVNLAQKIAQSGSSYPQNQGEGTGQFSGGSEDTQGVSMGPSGPSAPPVPPSVSPVPMSLPTGPPGPQNTSGQHHPHGFSLQPPGGSSQVPSFHGNQPNIGPQMNMQRPAFPPGPDLEMLQSLLSCQSLGQNPVDLLSSLLRNQIAGQQDPCQAFLQNLQQQLGAESQLQSLPAAVQKAIFLHLAQQPQQESQSQENEPQRAEGQDDHSNRDDTTNWYSSDEEDGGCVSSILKSLKRQNEMQQAQSKLPPPPALGDPRLVKERTLGDPRVKTDLRQRPPDLKKEPNGAADPRFSRDPRKMRPVESSSFRQQSHPAPQKPLTGDEDDEGERELRDKAVLIPLDAVPGVTLRDPRCQLKQFSHIRVDIILQRPAFAETVVWAPEDLIPSLVPKQEHSINLPLPPLIADAQLNRTSLPDHPPVSAPSLTDPRLAAARLKERMSRLSSGSLESRSPTERPADPRQQKVLDPRLKRTGSLDSKLPGQKETSSGVGAVDPRHQKATTGTSSHAGQVKADPEKLPPYAPRLASSGGGLESPTTILVGISLYDPRNQTEPVPKEHMGSPTRVGILKQPEKKDNPPPPSLSPTQRSSSSEEPKSSDVPPDQPSPCSSPAAPPAPPLKLPAVHNLPIQALSGIIRPQYADPRQAKPGALGSNGAQEEAEDKKEQEEAPEEQPKEEDPEAEGDDRTLKDVFKTFDPTASPFCQ